A region from the Pristiophorus japonicus isolate sPriJap1 chromosome 14, sPriJap1.hap1, whole genome shotgun sequence genome encodes:
- the LOC139279325 gene encoding claudin-23-like, giving the protein MRTPLPMIIGIVSAPVGLVLVFVAVLTPQWRQGPINLGKNTAMKSDGLWESCLELQDTKQCWPVTTVYQRDEIVQWSRALMLSSLLVCGMGIIVASVGIRCWMDFPLRNIAGASGVVIILAGSLCITPLTLYMASMQKISPDTYTQYQSGNSLYYGWAGSCIEIFGGIALALSFTCATCERCRESGQNAKRPNEVDY; this is encoded by the coding sequence ATGCGAACCCCACTGCCAATGATCATTGGGATTGTCAGTGCTCCTGTCGGGCTGGTCTTAGTGTTTGTGGCAGTGTTGACTCCGCAGTGGCGACAGGGGCCCATTAACCTGGGGAAGAACACAGCCATGAAGTCTGACGGACTGTGGGAGTCATGTCTGGAACTGCAGGACACCAAACAGTGTTGGCCAGTGACCACAGTGTACCAGAGGGATGAGATCGTGCAGTGGTCCAGGGCTCTCATGCTGAGCTCCCTCCTGGTGTGTGGGATGGGGATCATCGTGGCCAGTGTTGGGATACGCTGCTGGATGGACTTTCCTCTTCGGAATATAGCCGGGGCCAGTGGAGTCGTCATTATCCTGGCCGGATCTCTGTGCATCACCCCACTCACTCTCTATATGGCCTCCATGCAGAAAATCAGCCCTGACACCTATACCCAGTACCAGAGTGGGAACTCGCTGTACTATGGCTGGGCGGGAAGCTGCATCGAGATCTTCGGAGGAATAGCCCTCGCCCTGAGCTTCACCTGTGCGACGTGTGAGAGGTGCAGAGAATCAGGACAAAACGCAAAAAGACCCAATGAGGTTGATTACTAG